The sequence AAGCTTGAAAAGGCTGATTCCACGCTGGCTCAGAAGGTTGAGGAGCTTAATGTTGAAATCAAGAGAAGAGAGGAGAGCGAAGCCGCGGTAACGAAGCAGACGAGGCTGAACAACATGACGGAGATTCTTCGTTCCATAGCGCACCACTGGCGCCAGCCGATGAACTCGTTCTGCGCCACGGTTCAGCATCTTCAGGATTCATACCCGCTGAACAGGGAAGACAATGAACTGGTTGAGGAAACTCTGGCTTCGGTTGTGGCTCTTTCCGGAACGATAGACAACTTCACTAAGGTTTTCGCGCGGACAGAGCAGTCCGCAGTATTTGACCTCTGCGAGGCACTGGTGGACATCGCGAGGATTTATGAGCCTTATTTCAAGGAGAATAATATCCGTATGACGATAAAACGTGGGCTGGATACTGTGCCTGCCGAGAGCCTGAGCCTTGCGGGACCCGTGTACGAGTGCGGAATCTTTGCGGAGTGCAGTTTCGGCTGTCTGGACGGAAAGGCAATGCGCATAAAAGGAGATCTCGGGGAGTTCCGTCATCTGATTTCGTTTTTCATTACCAACGCCATCGAGTCGGTTCAGGAGAGAAAGCTTCGTGAAAAGAAGATTTTATCTCATGTGGATATTGAATATTTCCGCTCGGAGGGGTATTACTGTATAAGAATTGCCGACAACGGAACAGGCATAAGTAATGAAAACTTCGGCAGGCTTTTTGAACCCTATTTTTCAACCAAAGGGTGCGGATCCGGCAGAGGTTTGGGGCTGTACATGGCTTCCGATATAGCGGACAAATGCTTCGGCGGCTCGGTGCATGCCGAAAAGGTTTCCGACGGGGCTTCATTTATTATACAACTTCGGGGCTGAGAAGAGCTTGCACTCCGCCCCGCAGACGGGCGGTTTTATGGTTAAGTCCATCAGAAGTATAAGGAAAAACACAGCTATACTCCTTGCGTCGGTTCTGGCATTCTTTGCGCTTGTTTTTTCCTCTCTGCTTTATTTTGAACAGAGAAGTGTTCTTGAAACGAAGGTAACCGAAGCCGATAAAAAGATGGTAATGCTTTTCGAGAACCACCTGAAAAGGCTGGCAAGGGTTTATCTTACCCGTTTGTCCGAAATTTCCGATTCCGAAGAGTTCACTGCCGCCCTTGCCGCTGAGGACAGGGAAAAGGTCATCAGAATACTCACTCCCAAATACGAAGCGCTGAAAAGAAATAATCCCTATCTCAATATTATGCACGTTCATACGCAGGATTCCCGTTCATTCGTGAGAATGCACATGCCGGATAAATATGGTGACAGCCTGAGCGCCTACCGTGATTCAGTGAGCGAGGTGAACTCCGGTCTCCATCCGGTTTACGGTTTTGAAGTCGGTGCGGGGGGGCTGTATTACCGTGTGATACGTCCGGTGATAGACAGCAAAGGCAGGCATCTGGGCAGTATAGAGGTGGGCATAGAGCCTCAGTATTTTTATGAAACAGTCAGAGAGTTCATGCCGGAGCTCATTCCGTATATAAGTGTCGCCAAAAGCAGCCTCAGCCCCACTGACGCAGGAGCCGAAGGAAGGATATACCATTCCGGCGGGGAAAATGCCCTTCTTATCGAGGAATATGCCGATACTGACAAAGAAATGATAGAGTCAGGCTCTAAAATCTATGCAGTCTGCCGCGGCGCTGTTTTCAATAACTTCAGGGGACATGAGGCGGCTGTGCTCAGGGCGTTTTATGATGTCACTGATGCCCGTCTGGTTATAGCGGAGAAGACATTCCTCTTTTTTTCCCTTTCAGTTCTGCTTTTCATTCTCCTCTACCTGATAATGCGAAAAGGCTTTGAAAGCTTCCTGAGCTACTACAGCAGCAGAAATACGGAGCTGGACAGCCTCTACGCCCTTTTTGATGAGGGATCCACTGTAATATTCCGCTGGAACAATACCCTGAACTGGGATGTGACCTTCTGCACAGGCAATGTCCGCCGGATTTTTGGCTACGAACCGGAAGATTTCTGCTCCGGTTATGTGAAGTATGTCTCTGTTATACATAAAGAGGATCTGGGCAGAGTGATAGGAGAGGTCAAAAGCTCGGTTGAAAGCGGAGTCGAAAGCTTTATCCATGAACCTTACCGCATAGTTTCCAAAAACAAAGGAGCGAGATGGGTTTTTGACTCTACAAAAATTATAAGGGACGAAAGCGGCAAGGCTCTTCATTTTCAAGGCTATATATGTGACATAACAGATCTTTACACTGAAACAGACGAACTGAAGGCAAACCTGAGCAGGTACAAGCTCGCGGTCGATGCCTCAGGCATTGGTCTCTGGGACTGGAACCTTCTGACGGACGAGGTCAGCTTCTCTCCCGAGTGGAAAGCCATGCTCGGCTACGATGAGAAGGAGATCAAGGGCAGCTCGCAGTCATGGCGGGATCTGCTCCATGCGGCAGACAGGGATAAGGTGGCGGTGGAAGTGGGGAAAATGCTCTCCGGAGAATCAGAGCGTCTTGCCTATGAATTCCGGATGAAATGTAGGGACGGTTCATACAGGTGGGTGAGCTCTTTTGCGAAAACGATTTTCAGTGAAGACGGGAGACCCTTGCGGGCTGTGGGTCTGCATATAGATATAACAGACAGAAAGCTGCTTGAAATAAGACTGGACGACAACGGCAGATTCCTTGAGGTTTTGCTGGAAAATCTCCCTGTCCCCGTATTCTATAAGGATCGCAGCCTGAAATACATCGGCTGCAATCAGCGTTTCCTTGAATTTATGGGCGCGCAGTCCAAGGATGAGATAATAGGTCACAGGGATTTCAATTTCCTTGACGCCAAGCAGTCGGACATACAGAGCAGCTACGACAAACTTGCGCTGGAAGACACGGGCAGAATGCACGAATACGAAGTTGATCTCACCACACTGCGTGGAAACAGAAGAAAGGTAATCATCTATAAACGCGCCTTCAAAAACTCCGCGGGCGAACCGGCAGGCGTAATAGGCGCCTTCGCGGATGTCACGGAGATGAAATCGCTCCAGCGGATGCTGATGAACAACGCCGAAGAGGTTCACAGGGCAAAGAAAGATCTGGATGACGCTCAGGCGCTGGCGAAGATAGGAAGCTGGCGCTATGAGATCGGCACGGGGCGTATGGTCTGGTCAGATGAGCATTACAGGATTCTGGGGCTTGAGAGCGGAAGCGTAATCCCCTCTTTCGAGCTTTTCCTTGAGTTTGTGGGCAAAAGAGACAGAGACAGGATCAAGGAAGTAATAGACGGCGCCCTGAAAGAAAGAAAAGCGTTCAGTGAGGAGCATGTTCTCAATATTCCCGGACAGGAGCACAGGCATGTGCATATGCGGGGCAGCGTAATAACCGGAGAAAACGGATCTCCTGTTGCGCTCATAGGCACTCTTCAGGATGTCACGGATATAAAGAACGCTCAGCTCGCGCTGGACAGAATGAACCGGATGCTCTCTGAATACACTGAGATAGTTGATAAAAATGTCATAGTTTCAAGAACTGACTTAAACGGCAGGATACTTTACGTGAGCGAGGCTTTCTGCCGTGCCGCCGAGCTCCCACGTGAGGAGCTGATCGGCAGAACGCACAGCGTACTCTCTCACCCTGACATGGACAGGGAAGTCTACAAAGATCTCTGGGAGACCATAACATGGGGCAATGTATGGAAGGGTGAGCTTAAAAACCGCAGCGGAAAAGGGAACGATTACTGGATCTACGCTACCATATCGCCGACATACGGCAAAAGCGGCAGAATAAACGGGTACACTGCGGTAAGCACTGACATAACCGTGAAGAAACAGATGGAGAGGCTCTCCGTCACAGACCCTCTCACCGGACTTTACAACAGGCTGAGGCTGGACACTGTTTTCAGAAAAGAGCTTGAAAGATGTGAGCGCTACGGCTGCGCTCTTTCTGTGATTCTTATAGATGTTGACGGCTTCAAGTCTATAAACGACAGCTACGGTCACCAGACAGGTGACATAGTTCTTCGTGAGGCGGCAGAGGTTCTCAGGAATAACATCAGGAAAACAGACACGATCGGGCGCTGGGGCGGTGAGGAGTTTCTTATTATCTGCCCCGAGACCGATCTTGAGGGTTCCGTAAGGCTGGCTGAAAAGCTCCGCACCGCTGTGGCAGGCTATGAATTTATGATAGTGGGCAGCGTTACATGCAGCATAGGCGTTACAGAATACGAAGAGAACGCAGGGGAAAGCGTTATGATGAAGGCTGCGGATCAGGCTCTCTATCAGGCAAAAAGAGAGGGGCGCAACCGTGTTGTATCCCGCAGTGTTGTGGCGGGCTGAAAAACGTCCGCTCCTCATGTAATTTTTTTAAATACAGTTTTACCAAACCCCGCCATACAAACAGCGTTCAATAAATCATGACGAAAATTGTCTTTTTTCAACAGAAACATACTGATTTGCTAGGGCATAAAGAATGTAAAGAAACAGCTTTGCAATCTTAACCGCCGATATACAAGATTAAAACCCCCTTAACATTCTTGGATCTATAGTAACACTAGAGTAAACATCAGGAGGTCCAGAATGTTTAATTTTATTAAGGTCGGCTTCATCGCGCTGACGTTATTCCTCACGGCTTTCGCCGTTTATGCGGATAAGCATCCTGAGGAGATAGGGAACAAGGACTGTATGGAGTGCCATGCTGAGGTGACTCCCGAGACGGTTCAGCAATGGGAAGAGAGCGCACACGGCTTCACAGGCGTTAAGTGCGGAGTATGTCACGGTGACGAGTTTAATTTCAAAAAAATTCCCGCAAACGAAACCTGTCGGGGCTGCCACGCAGAACAGGTGGAAAACAACTTCATGGCGGACAAGCCATGCGCCATGTGTCATCCGGCTCACACTTTCACCGTACATAAACAGAAAGACTACAAATAACGGAGATTTATTATGAATGTTTCAAGACGGGATTTTATAAAGCTTACAGCCGCAGCGAGCGCAGCGGCGGCAGCGGGCATCTCTTTCCCCGAAGCCGTGCAGGCGGAGGAAAAAGCGGATGTTGATAAATGGGTAAAAGGCGCATGCCGTTTCTGCGGAACAGGCTGCGGTGTTTATGTGGGCGTTAAAAACGGCAAGGCGGTCGCGATAAAAGGAAACACCGATGCCAAGACAAACTTCGGGTTTCTCTGCGTTAAGGGTTTTCTCGCTTTTAAATGTATGTACCACAAGGACAGGCTGAAAATGCCCCTTGTCCGCCAGAAGGACGGCAAATTCAAAGAGACTTCATGGAACGAGGCGCTTGATCTCGTGGCAAATAAATTCAAATACCTCCGTGACAAATACGGCAAGGACGCTGTGGCTTACTACGGCAGCGGTCAGTGCACCACGGAAGAAACATACACATTCAACAAACTCTGGAAAGGCGGCTTCCGCAGCAACATGGTGGAAGGAAACCCCAGACTCTGCATGGCGTCCGCTGTTGCGGGATATGTCTCAACCTTCGGTTCAGATGAGCCCATGGGCAGCTATTCAGACATAGAAAGCTCAAAATGTATCTTCATCACCGGTTCAAACATGAGCGAATGCCACCCTGTAATCTACAGAAGGGTAATGCGCCATAAAATGAAAAACCCCGATGTGAAGATAATCGTCTGCGAACCCAGAAGAACCAGCACATCAAAAATAGCCGATCTCTGGCTTCCGAATGACCCGGGCACAGACCTTGCTGTTTTCCACGCTATGGCGAATGTTATCATCACCAAAAACCTGCACGACAGGGACTTCATCGCCAAACACGCCCGCATCACTACAGGCAAGGATGTTGTGGATTTTGAGGAGTATAAAAAATTTCTCGCGCAGTTCACCCCCGAGGCGGTGGAAAAGCTCACCAGATGTCCGGCAGACCATATAGTGAAGGCTGCGGAATGGTTCGCCACAAGCGGCGCTACCATGTCCATGTGGTGTATGGGTCTTAACCAGCGTAAAAGAGGGATGTGGGCAAACAACCTTGTGCATAACCTTCACATCATCACGGGGAATATGGGCAAGCCCGGGGCGGATTCCTTCTCGCTTACAGGTCAGCCCAATGCCTGCGGCGGCGTGCGTGAAACAGGCGCCCTCTCCCACCTTCTGCCCGGTACTAAGCCGGTGGCAAATGATAAATGGCGTGCCCATGTGGAAAAAGCTTGGGACATTCCGGCAGGTACAATAGACCCCAAGCCCGGGTTCCACACCATGCTGATGTTTGAAAAACTCGGCGCTGAGAGCGATGCTGAGAAACCTGTAAAAGGCATGCTGGTCAGCACCACCAACCCAGCTCAGTCTCTGCCCAATCTCAATAAATATATCAGGGGTATGCAGGACAGCTTTTTGGTGGTTCTGGATATTTTCCCCACGAGAACAACCCAGCTCGCGGATGTGATACTTCCTGCCGCTTTCCTCTATGAAAAAGGCGGCGTATTCGGCTGCTCCGAACGCAGAAGCCAGCTTACGGAAAAAGCCGTGGAACCCATAGGGCAGGCTAAGCCCGACCTGTGGATAGTCGCGCAGATAGCCAAAAGAATGGGCTTTGAAAAGCTCATTCCATGGAACGGCAATGATTCCATGAAGGCAAACGAGCAGGCATGGACAGATTATATAACAGTGACAAAGGATACCGAACACACTCTCTGGGGCGCCACATACGACAGACTGAAAAAAGAGAAGGCGGGTCTCCAGTGGCCCTGCCCGTCCGTGGAGCACCCGGGAACGGAGAGACGCTATGTCAGAGGGCTTGACCCGATGTTTGAGCATCCGGCGGAAAAAGGCAATATTCCCGACAGCGCTCAGGTCTACTTTTATGCGGATGCGAAGAAGGAGGGCAAGCTGAATCTTTTCCTCCGCCCCTATGAAGGTCCCGGTGAAATGCCCGACAAGGATTTTCCCTTCTTCCTCACTACAGGAAGAGTCGTGGAGCAGTGGCACACGGGAACCATGACAATGCGTATTCCCGAAATAGCGAGAACTCACCCGAACGCATATATAGAACTGCATCCGGATGATGCAAAACAGCTCGGTATAACCGCAGGGGACATGGTGGAGATCGTGAGCAGAAGGGGCAGAAGTTCTATGCCCGCAAGAATAACAAAAGGGACTCTCCCGGGTGTTGCCTTTGTTCCTTGGCATGATCAGGCAATGGCAAGAATGATTAACTTTGTGTGCAATGACGTGGTTGACCCCGACTCAAAGGAACCTGAGTACAAGGTAGCCGCTGTGCGCATTAACAAAATAAGCGGACCGAAAGACGTTGCCGACAAATACATAATCAGTGACGTAAACGCTCCTTTCGCTTAAACCTCCATCTCTTCGGATCCGCCTCTTCGACCTGAGGCGGATCCTGCCTTGTAAGGAGAATTTATTATGATATTCACAGGCAGCATCATCAATTTTGAAGACGGAAAAAAGGAAGCGGCGCTTGAAGTGCTTAAAACCTGTCCGCAGATAGAAGTTCACACCTTTTCGGAGGATGGGCGCAGCGCCGTGGTCTCCATAGAGACCGAAGACAGCAAAGAGCTGGAAGCTATCACGGACAGGCTGAAAAAAGAAAGCAGCATAAAAGATATAGCTCACCATTACATGTACTTCGGAGAGGAGACGGAAAAGCTTCTTTCAGAGAGTGCGCAGTCCCCTGAGCTCGGTGAATTTTTTAAAAGCGCGAGGACAAAAAACGGCAAAGCTGTATGAGTCTTCGTGAAAAGGTAAAAAACTACCTCAGCAAAAACCCGTTCAAGGGTTACTTCAAACGAAACAGACTCCGTCCGCCCGGCGCGGTGACGGAAGAGAGGTTCATGGAGCTCTGCATCCGCTGTGCGAGGTGTATCGAGGTCTGTCCTTACGAATCCGTTAAAAGAGCGGATCTCTTCGACAGGCTCCAGATCGGAACCCCGTACATATACGCTGATGAGAGGGCATGCTATCTCTGCATGCTCTGCCCCTCCGTGTGCCCCACTGGAGCCCTTGATCCCAAGCTTAAGGAGCCTGAAAAGGTGCGCATGGGTCTTGCCTACATAGAGCAGGACAAGTGCCTGAACTACCTCTACGTAAAGGACGAAAACGCAGGCGGAACCCAAGGGTTCGCCACCATCTGCTCCACATGTTACAACACCTGCCCCTACACGGATGAGGCGATCAGGATGGAGCAGTTTCTACTCCCCGTGATAACCGACAAATGCACGGGCTGCGGAATCTGTGTGGAGAAATGTCCCACCGATCCGAAGTCCATAAGCATTATTCCCGCCGGAATGGGGAACGAAGACTTGGCAGGGCTTTATTATCAGCGCTCCCGCAAAAATTTCAAAAAGGCTGAGGAAGCCGAAGGATACAGCGGGGACGACGCCATAAAGAAAAAAATGAGCATAGACACGGCGGGCGAAAAGCCTGAGTTCAAATTTGATTATGAAACCACGGATAAGATAGATGGCTGGACAGAGTAGAATAAAAAAATACAGGCGGCTCGTGCAGACTGCGGTTTTTTTGATGATGTTCATCATCCCGCTGCTGAACATGTTTGAGATATATTTCATCAAGGGAACCTTTTATTCCATTGATGTGGGCAGCGCGGCGGCGGCGGATCCGATCGCTGTTTTTCAGGCGGCGATGTCGTCGAAATCAGTGAATGTTTACATGGCGCTCTCGGTTGTGATACCGATACTGCTGATGCTGCTGGCGGGGCGTGTGTGGTGCTCATGGATGTGCCCCTATCATTTCATAGCCGAGGGTGTGAGCTTCATTAAGAAAAAACTCGGCATGAAAAAGAGCTTTCCAGTTTATTCTCCCGCCGCCAAAAGGCGGACAGAGAACCAGAGGCTTATTATTCTCGTATGTTTTATCGCCCTTGCCGGAGTTGCGGGCATTCCTCTTTTGAACCTTATATCAGCTCCGGGTGTCATATCATCACAGGCGCTTGTGCTGGTTAAATTCCGATATGTCACATTTGAGCTGGTGTTTATCTTAGCGCTGATAACCGCCGAGTTTGTGCTTTTCCCTTTCTTCTGGTGCAGGCTTTTCTGCCCCACGGGAACATTCCTATCTCTGTTTAAGACGGAGCGGGGGATGCACCTGAAAAGAACGGCTGAAAGCTGCTCCATGTGCGGCTCATGCAGAAAGGTATGCCCTATGGGGCTTGACCCTGTGACAGACGGCAGCAGCCTCCTGTGCCACAACTGCGGTGACTGTATTGACGCCTGTCCCGACAACAGAAAAAAAGAAACCCTCCGCTTCATAAGCGGCAGGCAGAACTTCCCCTCATAGACTTCTCCTTACAGCTTCCCTTCTTTCCGAGGCATCGGGAAGAAGGGTTTTTCTTATTCACTCTGAAAGCTGTTTCCGCACTTGTTTAATCTGTTTATAAATAAGAACATTCTTCCTGCAAGCGGAATAAAAGACTTGATCTTGCGTATAAAAATGCTTTATATATCAAATATAGCAATAACCAATATTCAGTTATTCATATTTGATAAGGACAAGGTATTATGTGTAAAATTGAGGTTAAAAACCTTTATAAACTCTTCGGTGAAAATGTCTCCCATGCCATTAATGACATGAAAAAGGGCAAGGGAAAAGAGGAGATTATGAAGAAGCACGGCGCTGCCGTGGGACTTGACAATGTGTCCTTCTCAGTAAAAGAGGGGGAGATTCTTGTGGTTATGGGGCTTTCCGGCTCGGGCAAATCCACGCTGATACGCTGCCTTAACAGGCTCATAGAGCCAACAGAGGGCGTGATCACCATCGATGGGCAGGACATCACCCGCTTTAACAAGGATCAGCTGCGGGAACTGCGCTCAAAAAAGTTCGGTATGGTTTTCCAGCGCTTCGCACTCTTCCCTCACAAAAGTGTCATCGAAAACGCCGCTTACGGGCTTGAGGTGCAGAATGTGCCCAAGGAGGAGAGGCTTAAGCGTGCGGCGGACTCCCTTGAGCTTGTGGGTTTAAAGGGTTGGGAGGAGTATTATCCCGAAAACCTCAGCGGCGGTATGCAGCAGAGGGTGGGACTTGCCAGAGCCCTTGCCGTGGAGCCGGACATTCTGCTCATGGACGAGGCGTTCAGCGCTCTTGATCCGCTGATAAAGCGTGAGATGCAGGATGAACTGCTCTCTCTTCAGGCGAGGGTTAACAAGACTATAGTTTTCATCACCCATGATCTGGACGAGGCTCTGAAGCTGGGCGACAGGATTGTCCTGATGAAGGACGGGCGTGTGGTGCAGATAGGCGAACCCGAGGAGATACTCACAAACCCCGCAAACATGTACGTGGAAAAGTTTGTGGAGAATGTGGATCTTTCCAAGGTTCTTACCGTTTCCAGCGTGATGATAAAACCCTTCGCCGTAACCTATCCGAAGGACGGTCCCAAGTCTGCGCTTCTTAAGATGAAGGAGGCGGGTATATCGTCCGTCATGGTGGTTAACAGGGAAAGGCAGTTCATGGGCATAGTCCATGTGAAGGACGTGCGCAAGGCGGCGGAGCTTAATCATAAGACTCTGGAAGAGGTTCTGGACAGAGATGTTGTGAGCGCTCTGCCGGATGAGAACATAAGCGGGCTTTTCACGGCGGCTAAGTTTCCCATAGCCGTTGTGGACGAAAAGGGCGTGCTGAAAGGCGCTGTTGTGAGGGGTTCGCTCCTCTCCGCGCTATCATTTGAAGGTGGCGTAGGCAATGGATAGCATACCGAAGTTTCCCCTCGGGGATATAATTGAAAAATTTATCGATTTTACCACTGAGCATTTCTCCGATTTCACAAGGGCAGTGTCTGATATAACGGAAACCGCTCTGGATAACCTCATAGACGGGATGCTGTTTTTTCATCCCATATTGTTCATCGCCGTTGTCGGCGGGCTTCTGTTTAAGTTTTCAGGCAGAAAAATAGCCATAGGCAGTGTGGCGGGCTTGCTGTTTATACTGAATCTGGGACTTTGGAACGCAACAGTCTCAACTCTTGCTCTCGTGCTGTCGGCGACTCTGGTATCAATTGCCGTGGGCATACCTTTGGGTATTATGGCGGCGCTCTACAGACCGTTCAACAGGGTGCTTATGCCTCTGCTCGACTTCATGCAGACTATGCCCGCTTTCGTTTATCTGATTCCCGCTATTCCGTTTTTCGGTCTGGGTCCCGTGTCTGCCATTTTTACGACTGTGATATTCGCTATGCCTCCGTCCATAAGGCTCACCTGTCTCGGAATAAGTCAGGTTCCCTCAGAGCTCATTGAGGCTGCGGATGCGTTCGGCTCAACCAAAAAGCAGAAGCTGTTCAAGCTTCAGCTTCCCCTTGCCATGCCTACCATAATGGCGGGCGTGAACCAGACAATCATGCTGGCGCTCTCCATGGTGGTTATCGCCGCTATGATCGGCGCGGGAGGACTTGGCGGAGAGGTCTGGAGAGCTATACAGAGACTCTGGATGGGCAGAGGCTTTGAGGCGGGTATTGCGGTGGTGATCATTGCGATGATCCTTGACAGGGTCACGCAGAGAACAGCAGTTAAAAAGAAATAGAGGATTGCTCAGTGTTATTTCGCGGTCATTGCGAACGAAGTGAAGTAATCTCTTATGCGTCAATCAGGCAGAATGTGCGGGTTGACGCTGTTAAAACAGTTCCAAGTATGGAACTGCGCCGTGCGAAGCGAAGCCGCATTCACTGCGGCGTGAGCGTGTATGCTGAATTTCCATGGATGGAAAATTCAGCATTATCAATACATGGCGTTTGCGGAAACGCAACTACAGTTCCAAGTATGGAACTGCGCCGTGCGAAGCGAAGCCGCATTCACTGCGGCGTGAGCGTGTATGCTGAATTTCCATGGATGGAAAATTCAGCATTATCAATACATGGCGTTTGCGGAAACGCAACTACAGTTCCAAGTATGGAACTGCGCCGTGCGAAGCGAAGCCGCATTCACTGCGGCGTGAGCGTGTATGCTGAATTTCCATGGATGGAAAATTCAGCATTATCAATAAAAGGAGGAAACTTATGAAGAAGATTACAAAGTTATTTACAGCGGCGCTGCTCAGTCTCGTGATTTTCACGGGTGCGGCACAGGCTAAGGAAAGGGTGGAGCTTGTATATGTGGAATGGGCAAGAGCCGTTGCCATAACCCATGTGGCGGGGGTATTGCTTGAGGAGATGGGATACGATGTCAAAACCAGCTCAGTGGCAAACGCCGCCATGTGGGCTTCGGTTGCGGAGGGTGATTCCGATGCTCTTCTCTGCGCTTGGCTGCCCGTTACCCATGCGGATCTTTACACTAAGTACAAAGAAAAAATAGTCGACCTCGGTCCCAACTATGTTGACGCCAAGCTCGGTTTTGTTGTTCCAGCTTATGTCACAATCAACTCTGTCAGAGAGATGGGCGCGAACATAGACAAATTCAGAGGGAAAATAATCGGTATCGATCCCGGCGCGGGCATGTCAAAAGCCGCTGAGGAAGCTATAGCAAAAAATACCGCAGGCATCGGCAAGTTTGAATATGTCTCCGGCAGCGATGCGATAATGGTAGCCTCGCTCTCAAACGCCATTAAAAGAAAGGAATGGATAGTCGTTCCCGGCTGGCAGCCCCACTGGATGTTCGGCGAATGGGATCTTAAGATACTCGATGATCCGGATAAAATATTCGGCGGTGCGGAAACAATCAACACAGTCGTGAGAAAGGGTCTGGATAAGGATATGCCCGAAGTCTACACTTTCTTAAGTAAATTCGACTGGAAGCAGATTGATCTCAGCAGCGCCCTTGTGGACAACAAAAACGGCATGGACCCCAAGAAAAGCGCCGAAAAATTCGTAAAAGCCAACAGAGCCAAGATAGACGAACTGCTGAAAGCAGTGAAGTAAGCTTTTCAGGAAGAAAAGCCGCATTAAGATACTTGAGAAGACCTTTCTTTAATGAAAAAGAAAGGTCTTCTCAAACTCTTCCCAAAGAAACCAGATTTTTGAAAGAGTACAAAAGCTTTGAATAATATTCGGTTTTTTGAAGGGTTAGGGAAACTTTTTTGCCGTAAAAAAAGTTTCCCTAAAAAGTTTAGAATATAAAAAGCCTATTTTACAGGTCTATCTTTTTAACTTCGGGATCAAGCAGGCTGATTATCTTGCCCAGATTCTGGAGAAGATCCCCTGTTTCCTGCTCCGTTACCTTTGTATTGTCAAAAAAACAGTCATGATCAAATATCTGCAGCGATTTTTCCGCAAAGATTTTCCCTTCCTCAGTGAGGCGGAGGTGGATTGCTCTTCTGTCTTTTCCGGTTTTAACCCTCTGAACATAGTTCTTAAGCTCCAGCCTGTCTATTATGCCTGTGATTGCGCTGTTGTTGAGGTTCAGGCGTCTGGTAAGCTCAGTGAGGTTCAGCTCAGGCTCTGCACGGAGCTCATTCAGACAGAGGAGCTGCGGAAGCGTGATATGATACTTGTTGCTGAGGTATTTTGAATATTTGTCCAGATAGCGGGAAAGTTTTCTTATTTCGTTTATAATGCTCACAGTGGTTTCGGTGTTCATCTAAAAAATACCTCGTTCAAATGGTGATGTTGTAAGATTTCCTGTTATAAAAGTCAACAGAATTAGGGAAAACCGAAAGAAAGAGGTTTTTTGAAGGCTATTTTGTGGTTTTAAAACGTGACATTTTGGTGAAGTCCGGCTTCTCTCTTCCGTTGAAGAAACCGCAGGCGGAATAGTAGCGTATGTCCTCAAGCCAAAGGCGGAAAAATTCCCTGTCGTTGGCGAAGCGGCTTAAGAGCCCCGCCGGATGTTCAAAAAACTCCGTCACAGGTCCCAGAAGGGTTGAGGGATCACGGAAACATTCCCAGTCGCACTTGCGGCAGGATGCTTTGATACCGAAGCCTTTTGCCTCAAACTGTTCATACGCTCCCATGTCCTCTCCCTCTCTGAAGCCGCAGGGGTGAGCGTGACCGTTTTTCCCGTCTATGTAGAAGAAGTCTATGCCGCCTCTGCATCCGTAGTCGG is a genomic window of Geovibrio thiophilus containing:
- a CDS encoding 4Fe-4S dicluster domain-containing protein — its product is MSLREKVKNYLSKNPFKGYFKRNRLRPPGAVTEERFMELCIRCARCIEVCPYESVKRADLFDRLQIGTPYIYADERACYLCMLCPSVCPTGALDPKLKEPEKVRMGLAYIEQDKCLNYLYVKDENAGGTQGFATICSTCYNTCPYTDEAIRMEQFLLPVITDKCTGCGICVEKCPTDPKSISIIPAGMGNEDLAGLYYQRSRKNFKKAEEAEGYSGDDAIKKKMSIDTAGEKPEFKFDYETTDKIDGWTE
- a CDS encoding chaperone NapD; amino-acid sequence: MIFTGSIINFEDGKKEAALEVLKTCPQIEVHTFSEDGRSAVVSIETEDSKELEAITDRLKKESSIKDIAHHYMYFGEETEKLLSESAQSPELGEFFKSARTKNGKAV
- a CDS encoding 4Fe-4S binding protein, which produces MAGQSRIKKYRRLVQTAVFLMMFIIPLLNMFEIYFIKGTFYSIDVGSAAAADPIAVFQAAMSSKSVNVYMALSVVIPILLMLLAGRVWCSWMCPYHFIAEGVSFIKKKLGMKKSFPVYSPAAKRRTENQRLIILVCFIALAGVAGIPLLNLISAPGVISSQALVLVKFRYVTFELVFILALITAEFVLFPFFWCRLFCPTGTFLSLFKTERGMHLKRTAESCSMCGSCRKVCPMGLDPVTDGSSLLCHNCGDCIDACPDNRKKETLRFISGRQNFPS
- a CDS encoding quaternary amine ABC transporter ATP-binding protein — translated: MCKIEVKNLYKLFGENVSHAINDMKKGKGKEEIMKKHGAAVGLDNVSFSVKEGEILVVMGLSGSGKSTLIRCLNRLIEPTEGVITIDGQDITRFNKDQLRELRSKKFGMVFQRFALFPHKSVIENAAYGLEVQNVPKEERLKRAADSLELVGLKGWEEYYPENLSGGMQQRVGLARALAVEPDILLMDEAFSALDPLIKREMQDELLSLQARVNKTIVFITHDLDEALKLGDRIVLMKDGRVVQIGEPEEILTNPANMYVEKFVENVDLSKVLTVSSVMIKPFAVTYPKDGPKSALLKMKEAGISSVMVVNRERQFMGIVHVKDVRKAAELNHKTLEEVLDRDVVSALPDENISGLFTAAKFPIAVVDEKGVLKGAVVRGSLLSALSFEGGVGNG
- a CDS encoding molybdopterin oxidoreductase family protein, with the translated sequence MNVSRRDFIKLTAAASAAAAAGISFPEAVQAEEKADVDKWVKGACRFCGTGCGVYVGVKNGKAVAIKGNTDAKTNFGFLCVKGFLAFKCMYHKDRLKMPLVRQKDGKFKETSWNEALDLVANKFKYLRDKYGKDAVAYYGSGQCTTEETYTFNKLWKGGFRSNMVEGNPRLCMASAVAGYVSTFGSDEPMGSYSDIESSKCIFITGSNMSECHPVIYRRVMRHKMKNPDVKIIVCEPRRTSTSKIADLWLPNDPGTDLAVFHAMANVIITKNLHDRDFIAKHARITTGKDVVDFEEYKKFLAQFTPEAVEKLTRCPADHIVKAAEWFATSGATMSMWCMGLNQRKRGMWANNLVHNLHIITGNMGKPGADSFSLTGQPNACGGVRETGALSHLLPGTKPVANDKWRAHVEKAWDIPAGTIDPKPGFHTMLMFEKLGAESDAEKPVKGMLVSTTNPAQSLPNLNKYIRGMQDSFLVVLDIFPTRTTQLADVILPAAFLYEKGGVFGCSERRSQLTEKAVEPIGQAKPDLWIVAQIAKRMGFEKLIPWNGNDSMKANEQAWTDYITVTKDTEHTLWGATYDRLKKEKAGLQWPCPSVEHPGTERRYVRGLDPMFEHPAEKGNIPDSAQVYFYADAKKEGKLNLFLRPYEGPGEMPDKDFPFFLTTGRVVEQWHTGTMTMRIPEIARTHPNAYIELHPDDAKQLGITAGDMVEIVSRRGRSSMPARITKGTLPGVAFVPWHDQAMARMINFVCNDVVDPDSKEPEYKVAAVRINKISGPKDVADKYIISDVNAPFA